The nucleotide sequence GATCGCCGCGGGACTCGGCGACAGAGGTGGCGCGGTCGAAGTGCGCGAGCGCGTCGTCGGTGGAACCGCGCACCCAGGCGAGCCGGCCGAGCGAGACCTCGGTGATCGCCTCCGCCCATGTGTTGCCGAGCTCTCGCAGGGTCACGACCGCCTCGCGCAGTTCGCCCGCGGCCTTGTCGGTGTCGAGGGGGGAGAACTGCACGCGCGCGGTGGCACGGGCGGCGAGGGCCATCGCTGCCGCATCCTCGTCGCCGCTCTCGCGGAACAGACGGACGCATTCGCCGAGTCCGGCCACCACCTGCTCGCTGGGCCGCTGCCACATCTCGCCCCACAGCGCGAAGAACCAGGCGATCGCGCGAGTGTGCGGGGTGATCGGCTGCTCGTGCTGCTTCTCGAGGAGCTCCAGCATCCACACCCGGACCTCCGCGAAGAAGCCGGAGATCCACCAGTAGATCAGCAAGCACCAGGCGAAGTCGCCGGCGTCGTCGAGCCGGTTCGTGTAGACGAGGTGGCGAACGGCAGCGCGGAGGTTCGGCAGATCGAGGCCGAGCCGCACCACAGCCTCGGCCTGGCCGCGTCCGCCGAGATCGGGGGCGATGCGCTCGACGAGCCCCCGGTAGTAATCGGCGTGGGCGCGCCGCACGCGCTGCGCGTCGCCGCGCTCCTTGAGGCGCCCGAGCGCGTACTCGCGCACGATCGCGAGCAGTGAGAAGACCCGCCGGCCGCCGAGCTCGCTCTGCTTCACGAGCGAGCCGTCCGCGAGGGCGGCGAGGGCATCGATCGCGTGAGGGCCCCACGGACGGCCCTCGCCCAGCGCCTCGACGGCGTCGAGCGTGAACCTCGTCGCGAACACCCCGAGGTCCTCGAGGAGGTCGCGGTGCTCGGAGGGCAGCAGGCTCACGCTCCAGTCGATCGTCGCCCGCATCGTGCGGTGCCGCTCGGGCAGATCGCGCACTGCCGCCGTCAGGAGCGGCAGGCTCTGCTCGAGGCGGCTCGCGATCTGCGCCGGGTTCAGGATCCGCACCTTCGCCGCGGCGAGCTCGATCGCCAGCGGCAGGCCCTCCAGGCGCCGGCAGATGTCCGCGAGATCCCGCGCGTTGCCCGGCGTGACGTCGAAGCGGGGATCGATCGCGCGTGCGCGGTCGACGAACAGCGACACCGCCGCGGAGCGCGTGGTGCGGTCGAGGCTCGCCGGGCCGTCGCCGGCCGGAGTCGTGAGCGGCGGCACGTCGTACACGTGCTCGCCGCGGATGCGCAGCACGATCCGGCTCGTCACCAGGAACGTCGCCGCCGGCGCGAGGGTGTACAGCCGCACCAGGACGGGTGCGGCATCCACGATCTGCTCGAAGTTGTCGACCACGATCAGCACGCGGCGATCCGTGAGGGCGTGGGCGATGCGCTCCTCGAGCGCGGCTTCGCCGTTGTCACGGATGCCGAGATAGTAGGCGATCGTCGGCAGCAGCAGCCCGGGTTCGAGCACGCCCTCGAGGAGGACGAAGTACACGCCGTCGGGGAAGAGGTCGCCGCAGGCCAGCGCGGACTCGATCGCGAGCCGGCTCTTGCCGATGCCGCCCGGCCCGATGAGGCTCACCACGCGGTCGGTGCCTCGCGCCAGGAGCGTGCGCACCGCGTCGATGTCGGCTTCGCGGCCGATGGTGGTCGTGTAGGGCACGGGGACGCGGCCGACCAGGCTCACCGGTACCGCATCGGCGTCGGGCACCTCCGGCGCACGGGATTCGTCGAAGCGTTCGGCGAGGAGCATGGCGAGGTCGCCGGCGACGTGGTCTTCGAGGTCGTGGGCGTTGTGGAAGTGGAGGTAGGCGGCGGTGTCGTCGGCTTGGATGCGGGCGATGAGGTCGGTGAGCCGCTGGTCGCGGGTGTCGGTGTCTTTGACGTAGATGAGTTTGGGCATGCCGGCGGGGGCGAGGTTGTATTCGTCTTCGAGGCCGGAGACGTTCTCGTCGGGGGCGACCCAGCCGTAGCTCTGGCCGTAGATGCCGATGAAGATGTCGGATTGGGCGAGGTAGGAGCGGTAGAGGTCGCGGGGCGGGTGGGGGCGGGCGCCGAGTTCGAACATCACTGGGGCGAGCCGGAGCCGCTCGATGGCCGACCGCACTGCTTCTCGTTCTTCCGCGAGCTCGCGCAGGGTCGAGCTCACGAACACCCGGATCCGCTGGTCGGGCGTACGGATCACCGGGGTTCGCTCGGGGCCTGTCACCACGAAGGGACCTTCGCTCGGACGTCCGCGTCGGCGTCGGGCAGTGCGATCGAGATGGCCTCCGCAAGGCCCATCTCCCTCCCCGCGCGCTCGCCGGCCTCGACGCTCTCGGGGTCGACGGCCCGCAGGGCCTCGAGCGGCGCCAGGTGGATGGCGAAGCCTTCGATGTCGTAGATGCCCGTCGTCTCACGGATCGTCGCCGCCACCGCCGAGAGAGCGCCGGCACGCCACGCGTCGCCGTGCGAGGCGGCGATCGCGCACATGCCCTCCAGCCCGTAGGTGGCGCCGTCGACGAAGTGCAGCCGGATCGACAGCAGCAGCGTCAGCAGGAACTCCGCCTCGGCCTCGTCGCGCTCGCCCAGAACGAAGCGCAGACGCGCGCGGTTGTTGCCAGCAACGACGCGGGTGAAGGCGTCATCGGCGGCGTCGGCGATGTCGACCGCGCGACCGAGGTGCTCCAGCGCCGCCGGGATGTCGCGACGCAGCATGCCGAACTGACCGAGCACCGTCTCGGCGAGGGACTCCGACCAGCTGTCGCCGAGGTCGTGGAGGGTCGCGATCGCCTCGCCGATCTCGGCCAGGAACACCTCTTCGTCGAGGTCGGTGGACTGCAGCCGGGTCGACGCCTTCGCGGCGAGCGCCATCGCGGCGGCCTGCTCGTCGCCGCTCTCGGTGAACAGCCGCACGACCTCGCCGAGGCGCTCCACCGCCTGATCGTTCGGGCGCTGCCACAGCTCCGCCCACAGCGGGAAGAACGTCGCGATCGCGCGTGTGCGCGGGGTCAGCGGCATCCGTTTCTCGAGCAGTTCCAGCATCCACAGCCGCACGTCGGCGAAGTACCCGCAGATCCACCAATAGGGGAACATCGTCCATGCGAAGTCGCCCGCATCGTCGAGCCGGTTCATGGAGACGAGGTGGCGCGCCGCCGCGCGCAGGTTCGGCACCTCGAGCCCCAGTTCGGCGACGGCGTCGATCTGCTCGGCGCCGCGCAGGCGCGGCGCGACCCGGTGCACCAGGTCGAGGTAGTAGTCGGCGTGCGCGATCCGCATCTCGTCGGCCGCCCTGCGGGACTCGAGCGTGTCGAGCGCGTATTCGCGCACGATCGCCAGAAGCGAGAACACCGAACGGCCGCCCGAGTCGATGCGCTGCACCAGGGACGCGTCGATCAGCGCGGCGAGCGTCTCGATCGTCTCGGAACCCCACGCACGGTTCTCACCCACCGCCTCGACCGACTCGAGACTGAACCGGGCGGCGAAGACGCCGAGGTCCTCGAGCATCGCCCGCTGCTCATCGGTCAACAGGCCCACGCTCCAGTCGATCGTCGCGCGCATGGTGCGGTGACGGTCGGGAAGGTCGCGCACCGAGGTCGACAGCAGCGGGAGGCTCTGCCCGAGCCGCTCGGCGACGTCGCGGGGCGAGAGGATCCGGATCTTCGCCGCGGCGAGCTCGATCGCCAGGGGCAGACCGTCGAGCTGCCGGCAGATGGCGATGACGTCGGCCGCGTTGTCGGCGGTCAGCTGGAAGCCGGGGAGTGCGGACGCGGCACGCTCGGCGAACAGCACGCACGCCGAGGAGGCCTGCGCCTGCGCGAGTGTGGCAGGAAGGTCTGGTGCGGGGGTGTCGAGCGTCTCGACCTCGAACACGCGCTCCCCGCGGATGCGCAGCACGATGCGGCTCGTCACCAGGAAGCACGCGCGCGGTGCCAGCGAGTACAGCCGCACCAGGACGGGCGCCTCGTCGATGATCTGCTCGAAGTTGTCGAGCACGATGAGCACGTGGCGGTCCCCGATCGCCTGCGCGATCCTCTCCTCGAGCGTAGCCGCGCCGGTGTCGCGCACGCCGAGGATGTAGGCGATCGTGGGCAGCAGCAGCCCCGGTTCGAGCACGCCCTCGAGCGGCACGAAGTAGACGCCGTCGGGGAACAGGTCGGTGTTCGCGTGCGCCGCCTCGATGGCGAGCCGGCTCTTGCCGATGCCGCCCGGCCCGATGAGGCTGACGACCCGGTGGAGGCCGCCGGCCAGCAGCGCCCGGATCTCGGCGAGCTCGCCCTCGCGACCGATCGTCTCGGTGTACGGCTCGGGCACGCGTGCCGCGAGCGAGATCTCGGCGGCCGTCGCCGGCTCGGTGCGCCGCGACTGGTCGAAGCGTTCGGCGAGGAGCATGGCGAGGTCGCCGGCGACGTGGTCTTCGAGGTCGTGGGCGTTGTGGAAGTGGAGGTAGGCGGCGGTGTCGTCGGCTTGGATGCGGGCGATGAGGTCGGTGAGCCGCTGGTCGCGGGTGTCGGTGTCTTTGACGTAGATGAGTTTGGGCATGCCGGCGGGGGCGAGGTTGTATTCGTCTTCGAGGCCGGAGACGTTCTCGTCGGGGGCGACCCAGCCGTAGCTCTGGCCGTAGATGCCGATGAAGATGTCGGATTGGGCGAGGTAGGAGCGGTAGAGGTCGCGGGGCGGGTGGGGGCGGGCGCCGAGTTCGAACATCACTGGGGCGAGCCGGAGCCGCTCGATGGCCGACCGCACTGCTTCTCGTTCTTCCGCGAGCTCGCGCAGGGTCGAGCTCACGAACACCCGGATCCGCTGGTCGGGCGTACGGATCACGGGGTGTTCCACCCCAGTCATGTGCATATACTGGCGC is from Microbacterium sp. LWH3-1.2 and encodes:
- a CDS encoding DUF4062 domain-containing protein, which gives rise to MVTGPERTPVIRTPDQRIRVFVSSTLRELAEEREAVRSAIERLRLAPVMFELGARPHPPRDLYRSYLAQSDIFIGIYGQSYGWVAPDENVSGLEDEYNLAPAGMPKLIYVKDTDTRDQRLTDLIARIQADDTAAYLHFHNAHDLEDHVAGDLAMLLAERFDESRAPEVPDADAVPVSLVGRVPVPYTTTIGREADIDAVRTLLARGTDRVVSLIGPGGIGKSRLAIESALACGDLFPDGVYFVLLEGVLEPGLLLPTIAYYLGIRDNGEAALEERIAHALTDRRVLIVVDNFEQIVDAAPVLVRLYTLAPAATFLVTSRIVLRIRGEHVYDVPPLTTPAGDGPASLDRTTRSAAVSLFVDRARAIDPRFDVTPGNARDLADICRRLEGLPLAIELAAAKVRILNPAQIASRLEQSLPLLTAAVRDLPERHRTMRATIDWSVSLLPSEHRDLLEDLGVFATRFTLDAVEALGEGRPWGPHAIDALAALADGSLVKQSELGGRRVFSLLAIVREYALGRLKERGDAQRVRRAHADYYRGLVERIAPDLGGRGQAEAVVRLGLDLPNLRAAVRHLVYTNRLDDAGDFAWCLLIYWWISGFFAEVRVWMLELLEKQHEQPITPHTRAIAWFFALWGEMWQRPSEQVVAGLGECVRLFRESGDEDAAAMALAARATARVQFSPLDTDKAAGELREAVVTLRELGNTWAEAITEVSLGRLAWVRGSTDDALAHFDRATSVAESRGDLFTTSVAGNLRARLNFQLGRIDEAEREFVHTLLISVGLHYDEGVAYGLEGVCAVAAAHGEAWRAAALAVAAGEIRRRIGIFDVEAFTVHTPYLEILRGRDPQSVEAGELAGAELTIAEAVQLALSEHEFETVAEALHAW
- a CDS encoding DUF4062 domain-containing protein, with product MTGVEHPVIRTPDQRIRVFVSSTLRELAEEREAVRSAIERLRLAPVMFELGARPHPPRDLYRSYLAQSDIFIGIYGQSYGWVAPDENVSGLEDEYNLAPAGMPKLIYVKDTDTRDQRLTDLIARIQADDTAAYLHFHNAHDLEDHVAGDLAMLLAERFDQSRRTEPATAAEISLAARVPEPYTETIGREGELAEIRALLAGGLHRVVSLIGPGGIGKSRLAIEAAHANTDLFPDGVYFVPLEGVLEPGLLLPTIAYILGVRDTGAATLEERIAQAIGDRHVLIVLDNFEQIIDEAPVLVRLYSLAPRACFLVTSRIVLRIRGERVFEVETLDTPAPDLPATLAQAQASSACVLFAERAASALPGFQLTADNAADVIAICRQLDGLPLAIELAAAKIRILSPRDVAERLGQSLPLLSTSVRDLPDRHRTMRATIDWSVGLLTDEQRAMLEDLGVFAARFSLESVEAVGENRAWGSETIETLAALIDASLVQRIDSGGRSVFSLLAIVREYALDTLESRRAADEMRIAHADYYLDLVHRVAPRLRGAEQIDAVAELGLEVPNLRAAARHLVSMNRLDDAGDFAWTMFPYWWICGYFADVRLWMLELLEKRMPLTPRTRAIATFFPLWAELWQRPNDQAVERLGEVVRLFTESGDEQAAAMALAAKASTRLQSTDLDEEVFLAEIGEAIATLHDLGDSWSESLAETVLGQFGMLRRDIPAALEHLGRAVDIADAADDAFTRVVAGNNRARLRFVLGERDEAEAEFLLTLLLSIRLHFVDGATYGLEGMCAIAASHGDAWRAGALSAVAATIRETTGIYDIEGFAIHLAPLEALRAVDPESVEAGERAGREMGLAEAISIALPDADADVRAKVPSW